The genomic region AGTAATCCTTTAAGGTGTATCCACCAGCTGGCGGAATGGGCCCGGGTTTACTTCATGACCTTATCCATGGGGTGAATGGCTGCTGGCAGTGTGCAAGCTGTCAGCAGTCGCCCATTTTCAGAAGTGCAGAAACTAAAAAGCCACCTCGAAACGGGTGGCTGTTTTTTTGCCCCTAAAAAGCAAAAATCCCCGCCGACTGGCGAGACTTTAATGTTAAGCGGTGTGTCGTAGTAACCACTCTTAGCAGGTTACAACACTTTTTGCGGACCGCAGCGGAATTATTTATATTTATCCCGGTTTTTTACAGCTCTGGTACTGCCACTTGTGGTAATCATCATGTCCAGTTAACAACGAACAGAGAAAGGACTCATGTCACGTAGCATTGCACCCGGATACTGTACGTTGAAAGACAGGGATCGCTGGAGAGTCAGGCACGGGAACTCTTCAGGGATACCCGCTCCCCTGCCACCAGTCTGTTTATGAAACTCAATGCGGATACACCTATTCAGCTGACAATGCACATGCTTAACAGTCTCAGGCAGTTGAAGAACAAAACCAGTGCTGCTTTTACCGACGTTAATGGCGACGATGCCAGCTTTATGCAGAAACATTACGGACTGATTGCTGCGCTGATCGACGCCGGAGGCAAGATTTTCAGCACCGCTGGCGATGCAGGTGAAAAGTACTTCAGGGCTATTGAGCAGACACTGAAGAAATTGAGGCCAGCTACCAGAATCAGTTTCGCACTCAGGGAACGCTGATCGGCCAGCAGTTTTACGTTGAGCGCAATCAGCTGTTGAATCAGTTAAAAGAGTGGGTCAATAAACCGCTGTTAAAATCGCTGGCCCGCTATACCGTGAAATTCCGCCAGTATGAAAGCATGAAGCGGGCGTTAAACCTCTCCAGCCGCTCGATGGTGCATGAGTGGTCAACTGTGGGGCTGGGTGGCATTCCCGGTTATTCTTACTATGTCGGTAATGCGGACAGAGCAGCGCGTTTCCTTAAGGCCGGAGGGTATATTGGCACTGGATTTTCGTTTGCCGGAACGGCGAATGATGTGGTGAATGCCTGTACGACAGGGCGGAAAGAGGAATGCGGGAAAATAGCTGTGCGGAAATATTCAAAATTTGCGCCTGGTACCGCTGGAGGCATTGCAGGGGGGCATATGGAGGTGCTTTTATGGTCGGCGCTTGTACCGCTATTCTTAAATTATGCTGAAAAGGACTCAGGCATTAAAATTAATTCGATTAATATTGATAATTATTTATCTGAGTATCATCAGTGGCCGGTGAATAATAAAAGGAATTATACCACCAGATTATGGTCTCCTCAACTGCCAGGAGCCATGAGCATTTTTGAAAAAATGGAATAAATGTAAAAAACGGACAAAACACTCAGTCTCAAAGTCCGGGGGCTGGCAACTGAATATGCAGAAATAAAAGAAAAATATGTACCCAAAATAGTCCCACCGGGGTTTATTGAAAAACGTTACTATGAATTAAATCCTGATGTCGCGGTGGCGGGGGTGGATGCAGTCAGGCACTACCTTGATTTCGGCCGGCATGAAGATCGGAAATGGAAATAGCCATAATCCAAAAAGGTTGTCTTATGGCTGACAGATTCAGCGCTAAAGCACTGGTGGCCTTAGTGTGCTTAACCTGTCCGATTCCGGCGCAATTCAGCAGAGGCCAGCACCTTTTTGCCTGTTAAAATTACTGGTTTCTCAACGAACTTAAACAGCAGGGCGGCCAGCACATAGACTGGTGGAATTGTGATGGCGCAGACGGTGGCAAAACGAACCAGGTCGCTGCTGGCAGGCAGATTGCTGTGAGTGAGCAGCAACGCGATAGTCGGTGTGACAATCAGCAGATGCAAAAGATACACCGAGAAAGAGACGTCACCCAGCCAGGTGCTGAGACGGTTATTCAGCATTTTTCGATGTATTGCCACAAGCCGTGCCGCCGCGCTCCGTTCAGTGTGTTGCCAGAGGATAGCAGGCATACCCACGATCATCAGTGTTTCCATGGCAATCTGCAGAGGGATAGGTTGAGGGTCAATAATCACCCTGACCACCGGGCCAGGCAGGGCAAAGACAACATACAGCACTGACTTGCGCCGCACGTCTTCGGCTAGCAGCATCCCTGCAATAAACATATTCAACTTAATCAGGATCATTGAGGGCATTTCAAAAGCCATATAATAATACGCCAGCACAAAACGCGCTGCACAGCACAGCAGGATAATGCCCGTCAGAGCGGTAGCGTAGCCGAAACGCATCACCGCCAGCATGATAAAGGGGAACAGCAGATAAAACTGCATTTCAAGGCCAGTACTCCAGTCGGGCAATACGGTGTTAAAGCTATAGGCAGGGAGCATACCGAAAAGGAAACTGAAGTGTGTCAGAATATTTGCCAAAGACTGGTCACTGTAACGTGAACTCTGCGTTGCGGTTGCGGAATAAAAATGGGCAATGGTCTCGCGCATTTCACCAAACCATGGGCTAATGCCGATCATTTAAGGATCGGTTGACCGATCCGGTTTATGCGGTAAAAAGGGTTCTATGTTCATCATGGAACCCTTTTTAAATGGAACTTTCCCAGGCCCTCGGCATCATCAATGCCGCCACTCCTGAGCGCGCCCGTAGTCTCGCCGACCTTATTCCTCCCGAGCTTATTCAGCAGGCGCTCACCCTGACCGATACCGTTACTTTGCGTAAACGTAAACTTTCCCTCGAATCCATGATTTGGCTTGTCGTTGGGATGTCCATTTTTTGCGATCGTCCGATGACCGAAATCGTCAATCTGATGGATATTACTGACCGGACCGGAGCTCCTTTTACCGCACGCAGCGCTGTCATTCAGCGCCGTAAGACTCTGGGTGAAAATGCAGTGCGGGAGCTTTTTGATATCACACAGCAGCACTGGAATCAGCAGGCTGCACATCCAAAATGGCACGGTCTGAATCTGTTTGCTGTCGACGGCGTGGTCTGGCGTACCGCCGATACGCCGGAAAACAGAGCCGTCTTCAGTAAACACAGCAGCCAGTACGGCGAAGGCGGCTATCCTCAGGTGCGAATGGTTTGTCTGATGGAGCTGAGCAGCCATCTGATCGCCGCCAGTGCATTCGACAGTGAAAAAGTCAGTGAAATGCGGCTGGCTGAGCACCTGACGGAGAAAACCCCGAATAACAGTATCACCCTGTTCGATAAGGGATTTTATTCGATGGGTCTGCTTCATCACTGGCAGACAGCAGGAGAACACCGTCACTGGTTGTTGCCGTTGAAAAAACACGTACAGTATCAGGTGGTTCGCCGTTTGGGGCGTGGAGATGAACTGATATGCCTGAAAACCAGTCCACGAGCCAGGAAGCAATGGCCAGGGGTCCCGGAAGAAATGGTGGCAAGACTGCTGACCCGCAGGGTAGACGGTAAAGAGAGGCAGGTGCTGACGTCACTGACAGACCCGAATCGCTATCCGGGTAAAGATATCAGCGAGCTATATCGCCACCGCTGGGAAATAGAACTGGGCTACCGGGAAGCAAAGCAGGGTATGCTGGACAGCCGGTGGACATTACGCAGTCGCCTGCCGGAGCTGGTGAGACAGGAGCTATGGGGGGTACTGCTGGCTTATAACCTGGTGCGATATCAGATGGTGCAGATGGCGTTCCATCTGAAAGGAGATTACCTGCCTTACCAGCTGAGCTTCAGTGGAGCGATAAGCGAAATAATCCGGATGCTGATAACCCTGCCCTGGGCTTCGCCGGGAAAAATGCCGGGAGAACTGAGAACCCTGTATGAACAGGCGAAATGGCTTGTGTTACCGGGTAGAAGAGAGCGAAGTTACCCGAGAGAGTTGAGGGTAAAGAGCAGGAAATATCCGGATAAAAAGGTTGCTGGTCACCTTAAGTGACCAGCATTAAACCATGGGCCAGCGATCAGTGCCACGATGAGCAATAGATAATAAAGCGGTGCAATACGAAAAAAACGTCGTGTCCAGAATTTGCGGATAGTGTTAACACTTTGCCACGGCTCTTTATGCTGGCGTTCAACATAATTCTTTGCCATGAGATAGCCCGAAAGCAAAATAAACAAATCGACACCGATACCCGGTGATGAAACCAGCACGATGTGACAGTGCGTCAGCAGGCTGATATGGCCTACCAATACCCAGAGCGACGCAACACCTCACAGCCCTTCCAGTTCAGGCGACCAGCCCCTTGCAGATGACATATTCAATCCCTCATCGTTCGTTTTTTGTCGTGAAGTGTAAATATGAAGTAACAATTGGAAATACCATTAATAACTAAAGTAGAAATTATCAGAATTTCCCTGGATGCTGATGGCAGGTGGACGAAAAAAATGACTGCAGGAAATAAAAAATTTCAGTCTGATATGCTAAAAATAAATATTTTATTTAAATTTAATGCTGATATTTGTTCAGGATTAACGTAAATGTCACACCTGCCACATGAAGCACTTTCCTGAACTCCCACTCCGCCGTAACATACTGAGCCAGTATACACTCCGCTACCCGTCGCCGTTGCACGCTCTGAAGGCGTCCTTGTTGGACACCTCCCCGGGCTGGCAATGCGCCGTATCGCCGACTTACACGCCGGTGAAGCCAAAACCGATGCCCGCGATGCGGTCATCATCGCCGAAGCAGCCCGTACCCTGCCTCACGCGCTACGCACGCTAAAGCTGACCGACGAGCAAATCGCAGAACCCTCCATGCTCTGTGGCTTCGATGATGATCTTGCCGCGCAGACAACGCAGGCCAGCAACCGTATCCGCGGCCTGTTGACCCAGATAAACTCCTCAAATGTGCGCTGTTCCTGTCGGCCTTCGCGGTGTTCAGCGATCCGATCTCCAGGGCTTAGTACACACGCACAATGAGCCAGAGGAAACGACATAGCCAGGCGGTTATAGCCCTGTCAAGGGGGCGCTGTGGTGTTCTATGCGCCATGATGCGCGATATACCCCTACGACGTCATAAACATGCCTGACAACTTAATAGGGGCACGTTCCATGCTATTCTGGTGCCACCGGGTTGAGTGCATCATCACGCATCCGCATAATGGTCTGCCAGGAAGTGCCGAATTCCCGCGCCACAGAGCTGATACCGGCACCCGCTTTCAGGCGTTTAAGTGCGATCTGCCGTTTTTCTGACATCCTGTTATTTTCAGAAGACAACTGCACGAAATGTCAGAGGCGGAGTGCGCGGGTTACCGCAATGATAACCCGGGACTGACTGAATGGTTTCTTTTCTTCCGGTTGTCAGGCGACATGTTCTGACCAGATGACGCTCACAAAAATCAGCAAAACTGACTCCTGGCTGGCATTCCGTTTCTCTTTTGTTTACTCATGCGGGAAGTTAATGAATGAACTCCACCTGAAGAAGGTAATCTTATGCAAAACAGGAAAATGCGGGCCACTTGGGTATCCGGCGTTATCAATCTGGATTGGCCTTCCGCCTCCTCACTCACTATCCGGGATGATGTTGAGCGTATTAAATGGCAGAAAGAAGAACTGACCGGTATTCTTGACGATATCGTGGCCATGAACATGAACGCCGTGATATTTCAGGTGGTTCCCTGTGCCGATGTGCTCTATGCATCAGACTTACTGCCCTGGTCGAAATACCTGACCGGGACGCTGGGCAAAAATCCCGGCTTCGACCGCCTTGCCTGGGCGGTTGAACAGGCTCATACCAGAAACATTGAGCTTCACGCCCGGGTTAATCCGTACCGCCTCTCAATGAATACCCGCGATGCCACCGTCGATGAACTGAATAACTCATTTCCGGATTCTGCTTCCGGCGTTTACAGAACACATCCTGAATGGACCCGCGTCGACTATAATCGCTTCGCGCTTGCTCCGGTATTCCAAAGGTTCAGGCCTGGCTCGCCGGTATCGTTGAGGAAATTGTCACCCGGTACGATGTCGACGGTATTCAGTTCGATGATTACTTCTATTACGAATCCGCGGACTCCTCGCTGGACGACGACGCCACCTGGCAGAAGTCCGTCAGGGCTTCAACAGTAAAGGTGACTGGCGAAGAAACAATACGTATTCCTTGGTGGATGCCTGTCACTGGCGGATTAAGGCCATCAAACCCGGCGTCCGCCCTGCACGCGTATGGCGGAACAGGGTCGATGACCCGCTGGGGTCAGACATGCAGGCCGGGGGCCCAAACTATGATTCGGTGTATGCGGACACGCAGAAGTGGGTACCTGACGGCATCATTGATTATATCGTGCCCCAGGTTTACTGGCCCTTTGCCCGCAAAGTCGCCCGGTATAATGTGATAACCCGGTGGTGGGCCGACACCATCAGAGGCACTGTTAGTGCACTGTATATCTGCATGGTGCTTTACAAGGTCGGTATCCCGTCAGCCGCTGAACCTGACTGGACGGTCGAAGGCGGGGTGCCCGAAATCACCCGGCAGTTTGACCGGAATGATTCCCTGAATGACGTGGACGGATGCATGCTGTTCCGCCACATGTTTCTGAGAGAGCCGCAGACGCAGCAGGCTGTTGAGTATCTGAAAGCGCGCCGGGCGGCAGCCGGATGTCAGGCACAGGAAGAGGAGAAATAAAAATGTACCCCATCGATTATAACAGCTACCGCTCTGTAAAGGGTTTTAACCGGCGCGTGCGCTTTCTTGTCATGCATTACACCGCCGTTGATTTTGCCGCATCGGTGCGTGCACTTGCCGGTGACGGCACCGTGAGTGCGCATTACCTGGTCCCGGACCCGGACGACAAAATGTACATTGCAGCCGGTTTTAACGATATGCGTGTTTTTAACCTGGTTGATGAAAACGAACGGGCCTGGCATGCCGGGGCCAGCTCCTGGGCAGGGTGGAGTAATCTTAACGACACCGCCATCGGAATTGAGGTGGTTAATCTGGCCAGTGATAATGACGGCGTGTTTGTCTTTCCTCCCTATAACCCGGTTCAGATTGACGCAATCAAAGAGCTGGCAATAAATATCCTCCAGCGGTATCCGGACATCAGCCCTGTGAATGTCGTGGGGCATTCCGATATTGCGCCGTGCAGGAAAAGTGACCCCGGGGCCGCGTTCCCCTGGAAAACGCTTTATGAGGCCGGAGTCGGGGCATGGTATGACGATAACACCCGGTCAGCTTATCTGGCGGAGTTTGCCGCCGGGGGACTTCCGTCTGATGAGGATATCATTGCCAGGCTGAAAACCTGGGGCTATGACGTTTCCGGCACAACAACCGCTTCGGTGTTTCAGCTGCTTGTCCGGGCCTTCCAGCTACATTTTCGTCAGGAAAACTACGACGGCGTCATTGATGCAGATACGGCGGCCATTCTTTATGCCCTGACGGATAAATACAGCACCTTCAACTAAACTAAAACTGACTCTGACCCTCGTTCGCCTGGTTTCAGTGAGGGTTTGCAGTTGTCATATTTCATAAATGGTATAAGGAGTTTTAATGTCTATTCCTGAAAAGTTTTATATCCGCGAGTCTTCCGGGCAGATGAAGTATCTCAATTATCTGTTCAATTTCGATGCTTTGACTCCCTCATACTCCGGCATTCATACGTTTACCCTTGTTCCTTCTGAGGAAGGCTATTTTATTTGTGGTTTTGAAGGTCTTATGTGTGCCCGTTATGACAGCACCCAGGAAAGAATAGTGAACCTGAATCTTGCAGACAAAAGTAAGATTGCCGATGAAGATTCTGCGTTGTGGCTGATTGATGAAAATTCTGATGGCACAGTGATTATCAGGAACAAAAAAAATCCTGACCTGGTCTGGATGTCATTCAGGGGAGAATTGCCTTTCAGCAGGGCTGTAGTAGCTCCTGCGGATTCAGGCGATGTAAACCAGTTGTTACGCATTGAGGCTGCTGACTAACACAGCAGCACACATCTCTGCTATACATGCATGACGCAACAGCCCGGAGGTAAGGTCGGATGTGCAGGTGGCTTCTGACAGCAGAATATCAGAAGTCATCTTAACCCCTCTCGACTATGCTCAATACTCGTGTGTACCAAAGCGAGGTCTGGGCATTGTGTCGGAAACATCGCAAATTATTGAGCGGGGAGTGTCCACCCTTCCCGACGAAACATGGGAGCAAACCCGCCGAAGGACGGAGATTATCAGCCCTCTGGCTGCGCTTGAAGTCGTTGGATACAGGGCCGCCGACGTGGCAGTGTTAGCGCCAATGATATAAGACTGTAATTCGCCATTTGAATTGTCCGCTCCCCCCAACATGTTGTTTCCTTGAGGTTCAGGTTATCACACCAGAAAGGACATCGACATGCCGGGCAGAGAGGACCTTTTACATGATAAAGCAAATGAGCAAGCAGGGTGCGTACATTGTCGATATTGCGACTCAGGCTGGTTGCTCTGAGCGTACTGTCAGGCGATATCTTAAATACCCTGAACCACCGGCCAGAAAAACACGCCACAAATTGAAGCCGTTCATGGACGATATTGACACGCGCCTGGCTGAGAATGTCTGAAATGGCGATGTTATCCCCGCAGAAATCAAAGCAATGGGGTACATCGGCGTGCGCTCCATGTTGCGCTATTACATCCAGCCCAAACGCAAAATGCGACCATCAAAAAACGGAGCGCTTCGAAACCCAGCCCGGTTACCAGTTGCAGTACGATCGGTGCGAAATCGAAGCGGAGGTCGCGGGACAGCGATGCAAAGTTAACCGCGCGGTAAATACGCTGCGGTTCTCCCGTCGCTTCCGTGTCTTCGCCGTGCTAAAACCGGATGCTGAATACACCTGCAGCCGTTGCCGGATAAGGATCTCGATACCAGCTACTTCTACATCCGCCATGTGTCCTGGGACCGCTATATCGAGGTTGGCGGCAATCGTTACAGTGTTCCCGAAACCTTGTGTGGGCAGCCGGTCTCGATACGAATATCACTGGATGACGAGTTGCGGATCTACAGTAATGAGCAGCAGGTAGCATTACACCGGCCCTGTTCAGCATCATCTGGATGGCAGACGGTGCCTGGGCACCATGCTCCGCTCTGGCAGCAGGTCAGCATGGTGGAACATCGTCCACTGAGTGCTTATGAGGAGCCGCTGTGTTGATCCTGGACGAAATCGGCTACCTTCCGATGACCAGGGAGGAAGCCAGTCTGTTCTTCCGCCTGCTGAACCGGCGGTATGAAAAAGCGGGCATCATCCTGACGTTAAACAAAAGCTTCGCAGACTGAGGAGAGATGTCCGGAGATAACGTGCTGGCAACGGCGATCTTGGATCGGTTGCTGCATCACTCAACCACGCTGAACATCAAAGGAGAAAGTTAGCGGCTGAAGGAAAAACGCAAAGCCGGGGTGCTGGCCAAAAGCGCGATGCCAGTCAGTGATGATGAAATGGCGGAAAGCGGACAGCAGAAGTGATCAAATAGCGGACATTAAAAATGGCGAAAAACGACCATAAATCCTGGCGTTGACACCGTGGACGTGGCTGAATGCGGGTAGACCCTGTAAATAATTCTGTGTATCTGCCACCGTATTAAAGGTGATCGCTCAGGCGGTCACCAAACTCGATAATAAAGTGTATTAGTCGCGACTTGATCTGACAATGGGCCTTGAAAGGTTGAGAGTTACCGGTTTTGATATGGGTGTCGAATCCTTATACAAAACGCGAGGTAACTCTCATGCTTCATACTAACAATCCCATCATCAAACACAAAGCCGGTTTACTCAATCTGGACGAAGAGCTCGGTAACGTATCAAAAGCCTGTAAGATCATGGGCGTGTCGCGAGACACGTTTTACCGTTATCAGGAACTGGCTGAAGAAGGCGGTATTGATGCGCTGGTTAATCAAAGTCGTAGGGTACCCAACCTGAAGAACCGCGCCGATGAGGCCACGGAACGTGCGGTTGTTGAGTACGCCGTTGAGTTCCCGGCTCATGGTCAGCATCGGACTAGCAATGAACTTCGTAAAAAAGGCGTGTTTATCTCCGGCAGCGGCGTGCGCTCCATCTGGCAACGACACGACCTGGAGAACTTCCGTAAACGCCTGAAGGCGCTTGAGGAGAAAGTCGCTAAAGAAGGCATTGTGCTTACCGATGCCCAAATCGCAGCGCTGGAGAAAAAGGCGCATGATGATGAGGCCAGCGGCGAAATCGAGACGGCACATCCGGGTTATCTGGGCTCGCAGGACACCTTCTACGTTGGCAATCTGAAAGGTGTTGGCCGTATCTACCAGCAGACGTTTGTGGATACGTACTCAAAAGTGGCACACTGCAAGCTGTATACAAGTAAAACGCCGATCACCGCCGCCGACCTGCTCAATGATCGCGTATTGCCGTTCTACGAGGCTCAGGGACTGCCGATGCTGAGAATACTGACCGACAGGGGTACGGAGTACTGTGGTAAAGTGGAGCAGCATGATTATCAGCTTTATCTGGCCATCAACGATATCGACCATACGAAAACGAAGGCGATGTCTCCACAGACGAACGGTATCTGCGAGCGCTTCCATAAAACCATTTTGCAGGATTTTTATCAGGTTACGTTCCGCAAGAAGTTATATGGAGACCTGGAAAGCCTGCAGGCAGATCTGGACAACTGGTTGTGGCATTACAATAATGAGCGAACTCATCAGGGTAAAATGTGCTGCGGGCGTACGCCAATGGCAACTTTACTTGATGGTAAACGGGTCTGGGCAGAAAAAAATCTGAACCAGATTTAATCTGACAGACACCTGTATAAATAACCGGTAACTGTCAGATCAGGTCTGAGCTAGTACAGATAACTGTATGTTTTATCCACAGAGATCATCATGGACGAGAAGTCACTCTATGCTCACATTCTGAATCTGCCTGCTCCGTGGCAGGTCCAATCCCTTTCTCTTGATGAAAGCGCTGGTGCTGTCACCGTTGTTGTCGGGATCGCTAAAAATACTCAATTACTCTGCCCGACATGTGGACAGCAATGCCCTGTTCACGATCATCGCCACCGCAAATGGTGTCATCTTGATACCTGCCAGTTCATGACTGTCGTTGAGGCGAATGTCCCTCGGGTCATGTGCCCAAACCATGGATGCCAGACGTTACCTGTTCCGTGGGCCGGACCGTGTAGCCGGTACACGTTATTGTTCGGATCATTCGTCCTTTCCTGGCTGAAAATTAGCACGGTTGATGCGGTAAGAAAGCAGCTTCAGCTTCAGCTTAACTGGAATGCCGTTGACGGCATTATGACCCGGGCAGTTAAATGTGGTCTTGCCCGAATAAAAAAGCTGCTATCAGCCCGGCATATGAATGTGGATGAAGTTGCATTCAAAAAAGGGCACAGGTACATCACCGTGATATCCGATCGTGAGGGACGAGCGCTGGCGTTAACGGATGATCGGGGAACAGAAAGTCCTGCCAGCTATCTTCGCACCCTCACCGACAGCCAACTGGAAGCTGTCAAAACATTCTCAATGGATATGAATGCCGGATATATCAGAGTAGAGCGGCTCCCTCTTCCGGGAGCAGCAGGAAAAATCGCCTTTTACCGCTTTCATGTGGCAAAAAATTGGCTAACTCGTTGATAATAGACGGAAAAATTAACACCCCCAGCTTCCGGTGGACAGTCGCCGCCAGGCAAAAGGAACCCGCTTCCTGTGGC from Erwinia tracheiphila harbors:
- a CDS encoding helix-turn-helix domain-containing protein; the protein is MSEKRQIALKRLKAGAGISSVAREFGTSWQTIMRMRDDALNPVAPE
- a CDS encoding family 10 glycosylhydrolase: MDACHWRIKAIKPGVRPARVWRNRVDDPLGSDMQAGGPNYDSVYADTQKWVPDGIIDYIVPQVYWPFARKVARYNVITRWWADTIRGTVSALYICMVLYKVGIPSAAEPDWTVEGGVPEITRQFDRNDSLNDVDGCMLFRHMFLREPQTQQAVEYLKARRAAAGCQAQEEEK
- a CDS encoding IS481 family transposase, with protein sequence MLHTNNPIIKHKAGLLNLDEELGNVSKACKIMGVSRDTFYRYQELAEEGGIDALVNQSRRVPNLKNRADEATERAVVEYAVEFPAHGQHRTSNELRKKGVFISGSGVRSIWQRHDLENFRKRLKALEEKVAKEGIVLTDAQIAALEKKAHDDEASGEIETAHPGYLGSQDTFYVGNLKGVGRIYQQTFVDTYSKVAHCKLYTSKTPITAADLLNDRVLPFYEAQGLPMLRILTDRGTEYCGKVEQHDYQLYLAINDIDHTKTKAMSPQTNGICERFHKTILQDFYQVTFRKKLYGDLESLQADLDNWLWHYNNERTHQGKMCCGRTPMATLLDGKRVWAEKNLNQI
- a CDS encoding N-acetylmuramoyl-L-alanine amidase, with translation MYPIDYNSYRSVKGFNRRVRFLVMHYTAVDFAASVRALAGDGTVSAHYLVPDPDDKMYIAAGFNDMRVFNLVDENERAWHAGASSWAGWSNLNDTAIGIEVVNLASDNDGVFVFPPYNPVQIDAIKELAINILQRYPDISPVNVVGHSDIAPCRKSDPGAAFPWKTLYEAGVGAWYDDNTRSAYLAEFAAGGLPSDEDIIARLKTWGYDVSGTTTASVFQLLVRAFQLHFRQENYDGVIDADTAAILYALTDKYSTFN
- a CDS encoding IS4 family transposase, which codes for MELSQALGIINAATPERARSLADLIPPELIQQALTLTDTVTLRKRKLSLESMIWLVVGMSIFCDRPMTEIVNLMDITDRTGAPFTARSAVIQRRKTLGENAVRELFDITQQHWNQQAAHPKWHGLNLFAVDGVVWRTADTPENRAVFSKHSSQYGEGGYPQVRMVCLMELSSHLIAASAFDSEKVSEMRLAEHLTEKTPNNSITLFDKGFYSMGLLHHWQTAGEHRHWLLPLKKHVQYQVVRRLGRGDELICLKTSPRARKQWPGVPEEMVARLLTRRVDGKERQVLTSLTDPNRYPGKDISELYRHRWEIELGYREAKQGMLDSRWTLRSRLPELVRQELWGVLLAYNLVRYQMVQMAFHLKGDYLPYQLSFSGAISEIIRMLITLPWASPGKMPGELRTLYEQAKWLVLPGRRERSYPRELRVKSRKYPDKKVAGHLK